Sequence from the Equus asinus isolate D_3611 breed Donkey chromosome 5, EquAss-T2T_v2, whole genome shotgun sequence genome:
TTTCCCATAGGTCAGGGTTTCGACTCCCTGGCTGCGAAGTCTCACCGGAGCGTGTGGTGTGGTGGACGAGGCTGTCCTGGTGTGCCCTGACCCGAGCTCACGCTCCCTCCACACCTTGGCCCTGGAGACGGAGTGGGAGTTGAGGCAGATCCCCCTGCAGGTGAGGCTCCTGCTGGTTCCCCGGCCCTGAGGCAGGCCCTTGCTGCTCAGAGCAGTCTTTCTCCCAGTGTCACTGTTTCCTTCCTGAGACTTGGTAGTAGTTGGGCGGTCAGGCCTCTGGCCGAACTAGTGTAAGGGGAAGTGGGCCGCTCTCCTCTTTGGAGAACCTGAATGGGAGCTTCTGGAGCCACATGCCATGGCCTAGTTACTTTCACTGGCAAAGTAGGGCAGAGGATGCAAGCCTGGGATGGATCAGTGACTCCTTGGCTTCTAGCCCTAATCCTCTTCCTCCTTGCCTCCCAGTCTCTTGACTTAGAATTTGCAAGTGGATTCCAACCTCGGGTCCTGCCCACACAGCCCAACCCTGTGGATCCTTCTCGGGCCCAGTTCTTCCTGCAGTTGTCCCCAAGCCACTATGCTCTGCTGTACTACCATCACGGGGAGCTGAGTCTGCTCAAAAACTTCCCGCAGGTAACTGCAGGCAGCATGGTTTGCTAGGATTCAGGAGGATCTAGCCAAGACATGGAGCTAGAAGTCCCTTCCTTTGAAGCTGGAGATGTTTGCTCAAGACAGAAGACATCTTTCCATGAGTGATTGGAGAGGGGTTAGCCTTTGAGCAGAAATGGGATACTTCTTCTGAGAGCTACAAAGGATCTTTAGATTAAGGCTAGAGCCTTCCTCTGAGTCCACAGGGAAGTGGGGATATTAATTACAGCTTCCCTATAGGTACTAAGAGCAGTGTGGGATTTACGATTGATCTGTGCCTGTGTTGGAGGTAGGGGAGAGGCCTGTTTTTAGCTGTGGATACAACCGGGGCCTCCCTCTGCTCTCAGATGCCCTGGCCTGTATGCTCCGAAGTTGGGAGCACTTTCAACTCCAAGGCCTGTAGAGGTGACCCTCTGCAAGGCTGCTGGCGAGTACAGGCCCCGTTTAGGAACTGATGCCCTGCTTTTCCCCCAGACTGCACTAGTGAGTTTTGCCACCACCGGGGAGAAGACGGTAGCTGCAGTCATGACCTGTCGGAATGAAGCGGTGAGTGTTGAGAATGATTGGCACTTggggttttcttcctttctctctgccagGAGCCCTGAGAACCAAAAGTGTGGGCATATTCGCCTGGTCAGTTGAACTCAGAGGGCAGGAGGCTGTTGAGAAATAAGTTCTCACTGCATTTATAGAGCTTTCTGCACACCCCTCTGTCCTGGGAATGGGACCTTCATGTGACAGCCTCGCTTTTGTCTGGGTCTGTTAAGGTTTGCAGAGGCTTTGTGGGCAGGAGCAAGGAATGAGCTTTGCTTCTTCCGAGTGCTGAGAAGATGTGAAAGTGGAAGCTTCACTTTGGTGAGTGACAAGTGACCCTTTGGCTGAACTGCCTGTTTCTGTCCTTCTCTTTCCCCTAGCAGAAACCTGGCAGCTCTGAAGATGGGTCAGTGGGGAGCTTTTCGGAGAAGCCAAGTCCACAGGTAGAGTGTGGCATTGGGTACTGTGCCAGAcctggaggggcaggaggccACCTAAGAAAGCTGGGGAGCAGCGTAGGCTGTGAGCAGGCCCCCTGAGTTCCCAGGCTTGGGAGGGGTTCCTCAGTCCTGTGACTTCAATCGTGTGTCTTGATTGTTTTCGGTTGGGAGATTGGGAAGCAGAATCCGTAGAATCTGTTCTGAGCCACTTTCTCCtcgaggcctcagtttccccctttcCTGTGGGGGTCCCGGCAGGTAGAGCTGAATGGTAATCTGAAGCCGGGGGTGGGGCCCTTATGAGCTTCTCCCGAGGGCTTTGTGGTCGCCCTGCCTCCGGTCTCGCCCTCTCTGGGAGGGCTCTGCTGCCCTGCGCTGGCTCCTCTGAGCAGTGTGGGGCTTGTGATTCCACCTGCTTCCTCAGGCACCTTCTTTCTGCCTCAGGAgtcacctttcttttctctttgattcttcTTTGCATATGTTTCCTCTCCTGGCCCGGCTCCTTCTCTAGGGTCTCTGCCCCCTAGCTCTTGGACTTCCTTGGCTACTGTGCTCTGGGGGATCCCTCCAGTTGACCCATGCTTTCTGAACCCCCAGGACTCGCTGGTTTGCTTCAACCAGACCTACACCATTAACCTTTACTTAGTGGAGACGGGTCGGCGGCTGCTCGACACTACGATCACCTTCAGCCTGGAACAGAAGGGCACGCGGCCCGAGCGGGTGAGTCGGAGCCTTTGTCTTCAGGTTCTGCCCTCTGGGCTTCTCACTGTGGGGCTCCCTTTCCTCAGGCCAGGTCACAGCCATGGGTTCTGGAATCGGGTTCTCTGGACATGGGCCCTGGTTCCTCCTGAGCCACTAACTTGTCATAAATCCCTGTAACTAACAGCAAGAGCAGGTCGTATTTCTGCCAAGTGCTCACTGTGCCAGGCAGCATGCTGTGTTTTATGCTCTAATTGGCTGAACCCTCTCAACAGTCTCGTGAAGTACTTATTACTGCCctggttttacaaatgaggaaactgtgcCTCGTGAGATTCAGGGCCCTGTCTagtcacagagctagtgagaGGTCGTTAACCCCACCCTGCACTCTTCATCGCAGCCTGATTTTACCTCTGTGCCCATTTGGTTGTGttcctcagcctctctgggctttgGCTTTTTCATCTCTAAGCTGTGAATCTAATGCTGGCTTCCTGTTTGCTTTGTGGGGTGTAATTGGAGCATGATGAGCGACATGGTACCCGAGAAGTGCTCAGGCTCCCCCATGGAGAGATCTGAGCTGGGCTGTGGCTCACACCTCTAGCTCACATTGTTGTGTTGGCTTCTGTGAATGCGTGCTTTCATGTTGGAGTCCAGGTAATGGCTGTGTTGTTTACACGTCAAATAGTGCCGTGACCTGGACCTCTAACAACTCCTGATGCCATGAATCTCAGGGTCGGGTGCTCTGGGAGGCGTATGGACTCTCACTGACTGCAGTGGTCTTGACCGTTTGGCTTGTAGCTGTGCGTCCAGGTGTTCTTGAAGAAGGATGACTCAGTGGGCTACCGGGCCTTGGTCCAGACAGAGGACCATCTGCTACTTTTCCTGCAGCAGCTGGGTGAGCAGACCTCATTCAATCCATTTTTTTTTAGGCCTATCTATGAGTTCCGATCAGGCTATATTTTTGGGGCTGTGGATAGGCTTCTGGAAACATTCAAGTATACCCTGAGTATTTTTTCCAGAGCTGTATGCCACTGGGTCTTGAGTAATTTCTTAGCATTCTAGGGTGAGGTATAGAACTTTCCTCACTCGGCCTATTGAATCCAGCCCTTTGCTCTGCCATTTCTCTTTTTACACAAGAGTGATGGAGATCCCTGAGCCACCCAGAAGAGTCCCTCCAGAAGATGGGGGAGGCAGGCCTAGCTTTTGTAACCATGGTTTCTGTAGCAGGGAAGGTGGTGTTGTGGAGCCGTGAGGAGTCATTGGCAGAGGTGGTGTGCCTCGAGATGGTGGATCTCCCCCTGACAGGGGCACAGGCTGAGCTGGAAGGAGAATTTGGCAAGAAGGCAGGTAGGAACCGAAGAGGCTGGGACAGCAGACTTGCTGGAGGGGGTGCTCTGGGAGTGGGTTTGTTAGTTGGACCCCAACAGATGCTGTCTCAGGGCCCCCCTGACTTCCTGGGTGCAGCCATTTTGCCAGTCTGTTCTGAACTAGCTGTGCGACCAGTTTCCAGTGCATTTGTGCCCATATGGTTTATGTAACCATTCTCTTCTCCGAAAGGAGTGACCTGTGACTCCCTCAAGGGAAGGAGCACAAGGGAGAAGAACGTGCACTCAGTGTAGTAAGAGCTGCCGTTGCCCGAGTGCCTAAAATTTGTCAGGCACTGTGTACCCATTGTGCCCAAAGCAACAGCCACAGCTTCCGAGCAGACGTGACTGGGCTGGTGTGGGTGTTGTGGTGAGAGCCCAGTGCCCTCTGAAGTGGGCCTCAGTCCCAACACCCGGGATCAACTTGGCTCCCTCTGTTCTGATTCAGTCCTGCCTCTCACCTCTCTGTCTTCTGTCCATTCACCTAGCTATCCAACAGGTATTTACTGAGGGCCTGTTCTGGGCCAGGCACCCTGCTAGGCATTGCAAATTTTCTTAAGCTGAGGATTAATTTGACTTTACTATTTATTTCTGCTGCCTGGATCCAGCAATTCAAGGTAAAATCTGCTTGCTGCTGCCTTGTTGCTCGTTGCCTGCCCGAACGCCTAGCTTTTGGTTAATTAGTTGTTTTTCCTGACTTGCATCAACGAGGTATATACCACGTGTGTGGACTGCTGTGCCTGTGACTTGTCCTGTTTGCTTCTCACTTCTCTTCCTTGAGCTGAGGTTGATGGAAACTAGGATAAGCAAAGGCACTACTCCTCTTCAGTGAGCGCCTGCCACTTACCCTGCACTGCGCGAAATCCTGTATGTACATCATGTGGTCTAATCTTTGCAACAGCCCTGCGGGTTacatgccattttacagatgaggaaccagaGGCCAGAAGGTTAAGTACatttcccaaggtcacccagctagtaaatAGTGGAGCTGGGATTTTAATCTAGGTCTGCCAGACTCCAGAGGCCATGGTCTTTACTGTGCTACCTTGTTTCGGTGACCACATCTACTCTATGGAGATTTGAGGGTGGTGGCCTCATTGATGTAGTCAGGGGTAGAGTGAATGAGATCGCCCTGGGAATTGGCTGCAAGTAGGTCTCTTGAATGCAGGTTAAACAGGTGACAAAGTGGAAATGACGCAGTGGGAGGTGGAAGTACCTGTTCATGATACACATATATCTGCACCCCTGCACCCCCACACCTCTCCCACTTGTGGTCTTGTCATGGCACCCAGAAGCCTTCCTCTGGCCATTCTGGATGTGGGGCTGTGGTGGAGACATGCACAGCGTGGCTGTACCCTGCATGGCTGCTCCCTGACCCCTTAGTCTCCTGTTCCAAGATTCCAGGCAGGTGAAGTCCTAAGAGCCAGGTGAGTAGGTTCTGGAAGTTCCTGCATGGCTGCACCTGAGTGTGAGACTTGGCCTCAGATACAGGACTGCCCCTTGGGCTTGTAGCCTCGGGTGTGGATGACTTGAGAGGGAGAGCTCCCTCATTAGGAAAAGCAAATACTTTCTTGCTGGAAACACCTAGTCTGATGAGGTGTGAGCCTCAGTTGCATTACCTTTTCCTTGACACCAGACGGCTTGCTGGGGATGTTCCTGAAGCGCCTCTCCTCCCAGCTCATCCTGCTGCAGGCGTGGACGTCCCACCTCTGGAAAATGTTTTATGATGCTCGGAAGCCCCGAAGTCAGGTTAAGAATGAGATCAACATTGACACCCTGGCCAGGGATGAATTCAACCTCCagaagatgatggtgatggtaacAGCCTCAGGCAAGGTGAGAGGGGTTGAAGCCCCAGGTCCCAAACCTTCTGAGGTTCCGGGAGTGGAACACAAAGAACCTTTGGTAGGGATTGCGCTGGCTCTAATGTTCAGGGATGGAATCAGTTCTTTGGTTTGTCTTTCTAGTAGTGAGCCAATTACTTGTTTATCTTGCAGCTTTTTGGCATTGAGAGCAGCTCTGGCACCATCCTGTGGAAACAGTATCTGCCCAACGTCAAGCCAGACTCCTCCTTTAAACTGATGGTCCAGAGGACTACGGCCCATTTCCCGCACCCCCCGCAGTGTACCCTCCTGGTAAAGGACAAGGTGAGGCCGGCCACCTCTGATATGAGCCAAAGTGGGTGTGGCTTTTTGGTGTTTTGTAACTTAAAGTTTATCCTAGGCCTTTGGAATTCTGTGAGTTAAAGTCAGTTGTTCAGGGTTAGAGCTGTTTCTTCCTGGCTTTTGGCTGAGTGGAGGACCCATCCGAGACTGATGTGGAATTGATTGTAAAGTGGTGTGACGTCACCAGAGCCACAGTGAGCCAGCTCTGCTTCTTCCCAAACACAAGCGGCTGCTCGGAGCTGGATGACTGTTTTCTCTAGCTGAGGGAGGGCAGAACACAAAGCTCTTTATAGCTCTGCCCCCAGAATCAGACAGCTTTTTGTGGGTTCCTTCTCGTGTCAGTGGAGAGGGGGCTTGGTAGACATTCTGCAGGCATGTGCCCTAGGGTTGCTGAATTCTCAGTTGACCTTTTGCTTTGTTCTCGGCACATCCAGTTCTCGGGTAGCTTTGGAGCTAGCGGCAGTTGGACGTTTATCCTTTTGACGCATTAcccttggggaccactcaccttCAGCCAAGGTTTTATTTTCCACACAGAGGGCAAAGACTAGGGAACTCATCGTTGAGCTTTCCAGATTTGCCCTTAGGATTTGCATCCTTTTCGTGTTGGGGGAGTCTGACAGTTTGCCCATTTCAGGAGACGGGAATGAGTTCCCTCTATGTCTTCAATCCCATTTTTGGGAAGTGGAGTCAGGTGGCTCCCCCAGTGCTGAAGCGCCCCATCTTGCAGTCGTTGCTTCTCCCCATCATGGATCAAGACTATGCCAAGGTGCTGCTGTTGATAGATGATGAGTACAAGGTACGACATCCTCAGAGTGGCTGCAGAACATCCAGGTGGAGTCGAGTGGGGGGAGGAGTGGTCAGACAGCAGCTAGTGGACCAGAGATGGAGCTGTCTGCAGGCAGGACACGTTTGGGCTTCAAGGGCATCTCTAAGCAACTTGAGTgctctttctgcatttgtgaaaACTCAGGGCCTAAACAGGACTAAATTTAAACCCTAATTGAGTTCAGTAGACTTTAATTCATTTAAGATTTGCTGTTTTATTCTTAAGGCTCTCTTTGATGGGAAACAATAATGGGTCTTGAGAAACTGTGCTCACAGATTCCTTTTCCGTAAACCCTTTTCTTGGGCTCTTGGTTCTCAAGGTCACAGCTTTCCCAGCCACTCGAAATGTATTACGACAGCTACATGAGCTCGCCCcttccatcttcttctatttggTGGATGCAGAACAGGGACGGCTATGTGGTTATCGACTTCGAAAGGTAGGCAAGGGGCATCCTGGCAGGACCCTTTGTAGGAGGGATGTGGGTGTTCTGGTTATTTGGCCAGAAAGTGAATTATACTATTTCTTCTGTTGTAAACTTGGATCAGCATAATTCTAGCGTCTGATTCAAAGTCagtcattttcatatttattgagcagctactacgTGGCAGGCATAGTTCTAGGTGCTATGAGAAGAGCAGTGCACCATAGACTTTGTCTCTGCCTCGTGGAGGTCTCATTCCACATTCCTTTTCTATAGCAGAGAGATGGGACGTTCTTCTCCATTCTTCGGAAGTTGGGAGGTGGGAATGGTGATTGACTGAAAGTACTTTCTATGTGAAGATGATGTTATTGATCTACACTTGATAGAATGtgtgctttgaattttttttttttgaggaagattagccctgagctaacatctgctgccaatcctcctctttttgctgaggaagactggcactgagctaacccatcttcctccattttatatgtgggatgcctaccacagcatggcttgccaagcggttccatgtccgcacccaggatccgaaccggcgaatcctgggccgctgaagcagaatgtgcgaacctaactgctgAGCCAACAGGCCGGCCCCCgtgctttgaattttatttctagaactaGGATCGATTTACTGTGACCCTGACATACTTGAGTCCAACTCTTGCAAACAGTGATACACACTGGTTCTGAGGTTCTCAAGGGGCTGGCCTTGGCCTCATCAGCAGGGCTGTGTAGAGGAGTAATTGGTGGTGTGTACTCCGCAGAGGGCTCTCCCGTCCTCTCTGTAAGGCCTTGGAGAGGCGCTATAGTGTAGAGGTTAAGCGCTTGGACCCAGCTGCCTGGCTGGGAAGCCTAGCTTTATCACTTACTAACTTTGTGTCCTTGGGCATCTGACTTCTCTGGTCCTctattttcttgtctgtaaaataagaTGATGGTAGTACCTACCTCgagggttgttgtgagcattCAGAGAGTTGATACATGTAAATCACATAAAGCAATGCCAGACACGTGGTAAATGCCATCTAGTTTTTAGCTGTTATTGATGTAAAAATGCAGTGCCCTTTCCTGACATTTTGTAACAGCTAACCTTTAGCGTAAACAGTATAGGAAGTAGCCTAcccagaaaacacattctttacCCTGTGGATGAAAAAAATTGACCTTCCAATTTGATTAAAAAGGGACCTTGAAAGAGACAATTCTTTGTGGATAGAGGGGAGCAAACTGGAGTGTGGGTGTCATGAATCAGTGGAATCCTGAAGATGTCACTGGAGTAAACAACGGCCAAGGACAGACAAAGGAGGCAAAGCTTA
This genomic interval carries:
- the EMC1 gene encoding ER membrane protein complex subunit 1 isoform X5, with protein sequence MAAAAASRLWLWAALLVPAAAVYEDQVGKFDWRQQYVGKLKFASLEFSPGSKKLVVATEKNVIAALNSRTGEILWRHVDKGTAEGAVDAMLLYGQDAITVSNGGRIMRSWETNIGGLNWEITLDSGSFQALGLVGLQESVRYIAVLKKTTLALHHLSSGHLKWVEHLPESDSIHYQMVYSYGSGVVWALGVVPFSHVNIVKFNVEDGEIVQQVRVSTPWLRSLTGACGVVDEAVLVCPDPSSRSLHTLALETEWELRQIPLQSLDLEFASGFQPRVLPTQPNPVDPSRAQFFLQLSPSHYALLYYHHGELSLLKNFPQTALVSFATTGEKTVAAVMTCRNEAQKPGSSEDGSVGSFSEKPSPQDSLVCFNQTYTINLYLVETGRRLLDTTITFSLEQKGTRPERLCVQVFLKKDDSVGYRALVQTEDHLLLFLQQLAGKVVLWSREESLAEVVCLEMVDLPLTGAQAELEGEFGKKADGLLGMFLKRLSSQLILLQAWTSHLWKMFYDARKPRSQVKNEINIDTLARDEFNLQKMMVMVTASGKLFGIESSSGTILWKQYLPNVKPDSSFKLMVQRTTAHFPHPPQCTLLVKDKETGMSSLYVFNPIFGKWSQVAPPVLKRPILQSLLLPIMDQDYAKVLLLIDDEYKVTAFPATRNVLRQLHELAPSIFFYLVDAEQGRLCGYRLRKDLTTELSWELTVPPEVQRIVQVEGKRSSEHVHSQGRVMGDRSVLYKSLNPNLLAVVTESTDVHHERTFIGIFLVDGVTGRIIHSSVQRKAKGPVHIVHSENWVVYQYWNTKARRNEFTALELYEGTEQYNATAFSSLDRPQLPQVLQQSYIFPSSISAMEATITERGITSRHLLIGLPSGAILSLPKALLDPRRPEIPTEQSRCTDPRRAIHQLQPDSFSNARYLHRSLRPGVHLFGRGLWFGHLPNSSLPIQTV
- the EMC1 gene encoding ER membrane protein complex subunit 1 isoform X7; amino-acid sequence: MAAAAASRLWLWAALLVPAAAVYEDQVGKFDWRQQYVGKLKFASLEFSPGSKKLVVATEKNVIAALNSRTGEILWRHVDKGTAEGAVDAMLLYGQDAITVSNGGRIMRSWETNIGGLNWEITLDSGSFQALGLVGLQESVRYIAVLKKTTLALHHLSSGHLKWVEHLPESDSIHYQMVYSYGSGVVWALGVVPFSHVNIVKFNVEDGEIVQQVRVSTPWLRSLTGACGVVDEAVLVCPDPSSRSLHTLALETEWELRQIPLQSLDLEFASGFQPRVLPTQPNPVDPSRAQFFLQLSPSHYALLYYHHGELSLLKNFPQTALVSFATTGEKTVAAVMTCRNEAQKPGSSEDGSVGSFSEKPSPQDSLVCFNQTYTINLYLVETGRRLLDTTITFSLEQKGTRPERLCVQVFLKKDDSVGYRALVQTEDHLLLFLQQLGKVVLWSREESLAEVVCLEMVDLPLTGAQAELEGEFGKKADGLLGMFLKRLSSQLILLQAWTSHLWKMFYDARKPRSQVKNEINIDTLARDEFNLQKMMVMVTASGKLFGIESSSGTILWKQYLPNVKPDSSFKLMVQRTTAHFPHPPQCTLLVKDKETGMSSLYVFNPIFGKWSQVAPPVLKRPILQSLLLPIMDQDYAKVLLLIDDEYKVTAFPATRNVLRQLHELAPSIFFYLVDAEQGRLCGYRLRKDLTTELSWELTVPPEVQRIVQVEGKRSSEHVHSQGRVMGDRSVLYKSLNPNLLAVVTESTDVHHERTFIGIFLVDGVTGRIIHSSVQRKAKGPVHIVHSENWVVYQYWNTKARRNEFTALELYEGTEQYNATAFSSLDRPQLPQVLQQSYIFPSSISAMEATITERGITSRHLLIGLPSGAILSLPKALLDPRRPEIPTEQSRCTDPRRAIHQLQPDSFSNARYLHRSLRPGVHLFGRGLWFGHLPNSSLPIQTV